From Solanum lycopersicum chromosome 4, SLM_r2.1:
tgCACGATTTTCTTCTCTGGCAGTGCATGATTTCTTTTTCACAATGCATGACTTTTCCGCGATGCGTGAATTTTCTCTTACAATGCATGACTTCTTCtccgcaatgcatgacttttccgtgatgcatgaatttcttttcgtgatgcatgaatattttctcGCGATGCGTGAATATCTTCTTGCGATGCATGACTTTCTGCGAtaaatgaatattaactcgcgatgcatgactttcgtcgatgcatgaatattaactggcgatgcatgaatattaaattgtgatacatgacttttcgcgatgcatgatttttagcgcggcatgaatatcttctagCGTTGCATCATTTTTTGTGAGGCATAAATCTCTTCTGGGTGCTTTTTGGATAATGATATCGTCTCAATTGTCAATATGGTAAAATGACTCTCGATGTAATGTATTATCTAAATCaacaatacaaataaattacCCCTCTAGATAGTAATAATATCACATCTGATAATATGATGCAGATGACGTACTTTACGAAAAATCGTAAATTGTCTCCCCTGAGATTTTCACTTGATTCTTCTTTGAATGAAGTCATATATTCATTATAGACTTCAAGTTGCTGATAATTGAATGAAACTATAATGTAACACTCTCAAATCTTCGATATGTGCAATGTAAAATAATTCATGTATCCATAGAATACTCGTAAATTTGGGGAGAGATTTTGCCCCCTTGACTTCTCCATATTCATCAATCGGAGAAATTTGGTGATTTCAGAGCAAAACTATACACCTGCATTCACAGAAAAATCTTTAGTTTTAAAcaaactgatctgtgtcgattcTTCATTTGTCTGCTCCCTGTCCTGTTATTTTCGGTTGATTTTTCTAATCTCctgactcttgatagataagacaatatattttattccaaaacaaataaaataaaaaggggaaattttaagaaaaaatatattttcaaaaagtagcatttttgaaaaaagttacTACCAAGTATCATCACGTCAGGCTTAGCGAACTTCCTTGAGTCTGATGCTTGGAGGTATATCTGATTATTCGCTGAGGAGTACCCAAAGTCACTCTAGACTGTCAACAAACCCATgttgaaattttgaggccatcctcaaaatttctatcCCAGTTAACTGTCTTGTCTTATCTTTAACTGTCGCTGGGCAAAACATGGAATTTTCGAGATACCATCAAAAATTCTTTCCCAGTTGCAGATCTCAAAGTAACTCCAGTCTCGACTTGTTGAGGAAAAATCTTCTTCCTTGAGAATTATTGAACccctctcaaaaattttgtcctAATTTCTATTGTAAAGGGAAATAGAAATCTTATGGGAGATATGACCGAACCCTTGTGAAGCCTACATATCCCGTTGAgacaggaatcaggtcaaacataTCCCCTTCAAAGGTTAAAAGAATAAGAAGTTTTCAAAGAAATTGACTGAGGCCGACATAAGCCGCCTATGTatttcattcttgagaatttagGTCAAGCATAGTtcaaaatacaaagaaatattaaaagggataaatggggtgaccgaggCCAAAAttggccgcctacgtatctcattttTGAGAACTCAAGTCAGACATAGTTCATTATACAAGGAAATATTAAAAGGGATAAAATGGGTGACAGAGGCCAACATAGGCTacctacgtatctcatttttgagaattcaggtcagacatagttcattacaagaagataaaaatttaaatacagcAACTACAAGCAAATAGAACGCATAAAAGGAAATGACGGGAATACAAAATGAAGCTTCACACATAGTATCTGTTGACAACACTTGAGTTGATCGATTTCGGCCATGCGGTGTCATCCATCTTCGAcaggaccaaagcacctccagataataTCTTGTGAACAATATAAGGCCCTTGCAAACTAGGCGCAAATTTTCCTTTATACTCATTCTGTAAGGAAAAATGTGCCTAAGGACCAACTGACCGATTTCAAAAATTCTTGCTCTTACTCTCTTGTGAAAAGCAAGAATCATTCTCTGTTAATATAGTTGACCATGACAAACAGAAACAATTCTCTTCTCCTCGAACTAGGTTAACTGATCAATCCTCTTGCGGACCCACTCAATATTACTTAATGCAGTTTCTTGTATGATTCTCAAAGACGATATTTCCACTTCAGCACGTATGACTGCCTCTGTTCCATATACTAGTAAGTATGGTGTAGCTCCGGTCGATGTTCTGACAGTCTTTCGGTATCCCAACAAAGCATATGGTAACATCTCATGCCAACTCAGtgattgtcaatcattttcctcaaaatctttttgatgttcttattggcagcctctacagctccgttcatttggGGGCGATAAGTGGTTGAGTTTTGGTGAGTGATCTTAAATTGCTCATATATATGTCTTATGAAGTGACTGTTGAGATTCACACTATTATTagtaatgatggattctggtACTCCAAACCTGCAAATGAGATTGTTGCGAACAAAATCAGCTATAACTTTCTTGGTCACCGACTTGTAAGAAgttgcttccacccacttggtgaaataataaatagcaattaaaataaatctatGTCCATTAGAGGCGTATGGCTCAATTGGACCaatgacatccattccccaagctacaaaGGGACAAGGCGAACTCATAACATTAAGTTCGTGAAGCGGTACTCGGATCAGATCACCATGAACTTGACTATGATGACATTTCTACACAAATTTGTAACAATCATGCTCCATAGTCATCAAAAAATAACTGGGTTGAAGGATCTTCCTTGCAAAAGTGAGTCCATTTGCGTGCATACCACAAACTCAAGCATGTATCTGTTCGATAATCTTCACAACTTCAAAAGCATTGACACAATTGAGAAGACCtaaatctggagtcctcctataaAGGACTTCTCCACTCAGAAAGAAATTGAGGGCCATACTGCGTATCGACTTTTTCTTGTTGGATGTGGCGTCTTCAAGATAAATCCCAGACTCCAAATACatctttatatcaaaataccatGGCAAACCGTCTGGTTCTGCTTCaacatgtgaacaatggacCGGCTGCTTTTTCAGCTCTACATCAAGAGGATCGATATACTTAGTATCCGGATGCTTGATCATTGAGGCGATGGTGGCGAGGGCATCAACCAACTCATTCTGTTCTTTGGGAGTATGTTAGAACTCAATCTTACGAAATCTTCTGCATAACTTCTGTATATATTGCATATATAGTGTGATCTTTGGGCTCTTCATggcccattctccttgaacctaaTGAGTTAATAAATCTGAACTTAAAATAACCAACAGCTCGTGGACATTCATGTGAATGGCCATTTTCAAACCGAGGATACAAGCTTCATACTCAGCCATATTATTAGTGCAATTAAACTGGAGCTTAGCTGCcataggatagtgctgaccGGATTTTGACCCTAAGACCGCTGCGAAACCTTTTCCTTGGTGATTTGAcgctccatcaaagaataatctccagCCAAGATACActtcagaaatatcttcacccacaaatgatacttcttcatcgtgaaaataagtCTTGTGCGGTTCAAACTCTTCATCCATGGGATTTTCTGCAAGATGGTCAGCCAAGGTCTGTGCTTTTATCGCCTTTTGGGTCACATACACAATATAGAATTCACTCAAAATCATCTGGAATTAGGCCAAATTTCCGGCGGGCATTTCCTTCTCGAAAATATACTTCAACGGATCCATTCTGGAGATGAGATATGTAGTATAAGAAGAGAAATGATGTCTCAACTTCTCAGCGATCCAAGTCAAAGCACAACACGTTCTCTCCAAAAGAGTATAACGAGCCTCATATGGCATGAACTTCTTGCTTATATAATAAATGGTTCGCTCTTTCTTCCATGTTTCACCATGCTGCCCAAGCACGCATCCAATTGCATTATCTGAGATGGAAAAATACAGCAACAATGGACTCCCTTATCGCGGAGGAACTAATATTAGTGGATTGGACAAATAGTTCTTGATAGCGTCAAAAGCAGTTTCACATTCTTCAGTCCACTTTGTCAAAGCGTCTTTCTTCAACAACTTGAAGATGGGCTCACACACCACAGTTGATTGAGTTATAAATCGAATGATGTAAGTCAACCTttctaagaaactcatcacttcCTTCTTCGTCTTCGGaggaggtaactcttgaattgccTTAATCT
This genomic window contains:
- the LOC101258149 gene encoding uncharacterized protein, which gives rise to MILSEFYIVYVTQKAIKAQTLADHLAENPMDEEFEPHKTYFHDEEVSFVGEDISEVYLGWRLFFDGASNHQGKGFAAVLGSKSGQHYPMAAKLQFNCTNNMAEYEACILGLKMAIHMNVHELLNELVDALATIASMIKHPDTKYIDPLDVELKKQPVHCSHVEAEPDGLPWYFDIKMYLESGIYLEDATSNKKKSIRSMALNFFLSGEVLYRRTPDLGLLNCVNAFEVVKIIEQIHA